One Nocardia sp. BMG111209 DNA segment encodes these proteins:
- the fabG gene encoding 3-oxoacyl-ACP reductase FabG, translating into MTDKRKVALVTGAARGIGAGTAARLAADGIAVAVADLDEQACRETADRIVAAGGTAIPVAIDVTDEQRVTAAVEQVVAELGSVDILVNNAGVIRDNLLFKMSVDDWDTVMSVHLRGAFLCSKAVQKYLVEQKYGKIVNTSSVSALGARGQANYSAAKAGIQGFTRTLAIELGPYGINVNAIAPGFIVTEMTAATAARVGVTLEQMAERAAAVTPVRRVGQPADIANVVAFLVSDEASFVTGQTLYVDGGRKL; encoded by the coding sequence ATGACCGACAAGCGCAAGGTAGCCCTCGTCACCGGAGCGGCCCGCGGCATCGGCGCCGGCACCGCGGCCCGGCTGGCCGCCGACGGTATCGCCGTGGCCGTCGCCGACCTCGACGAGCAGGCCTGCCGCGAGACCGCGGACCGGATCGTCGCCGCCGGTGGCACCGCGATCCCGGTGGCGATCGACGTGACCGACGAGCAGCGGGTGACCGCGGCCGTGGAACAGGTTGTCGCCGAACTGGGTTCGGTGGACATCCTGGTGAACAACGCCGGTGTCATCCGCGACAACCTGCTGTTCAAGATGTCGGTCGACGACTGGGACACCGTGATGTCGGTGCACCTGCGCGGCGCGTTCCTGTGCAGCAAGGCCGTGCAGAAATACCTGGTCGAGCAGAAGTACGGCAAGATCGTCAACACCTCCAGCGTGTCCGCCCTCGGCGCTCGCGGGCAGGCCAACTACTCGGCCGCCAAGGCCGGTATCCAGGGCTTCACCCGTACGCTCGCCATCGAATTGGGCCCGTACGGGATCAATGTCAACGCGATCGCGCCGGGCTTCATCGTCACCGAGATGACCGCCGCCACCGCCGCTCGGGTGGGTGTCACGCTCGAGCAGATGGCCGAGCGGGCCGCGGCGGTCACCCCGGTCCGGCGGGTCGGGCAGCCCGCGGACATCGCCAATGTCGTCGCCTTCCTGGTGTCCGACGAGGCGTCCTTCGTGACCGGCCAGACGCTCTACGTCGACGGTGGCCGCAAGCTCTGA
- a CDS encoding acyl-CoA dehydrogenase family protein has protein sequence MQRTLYNDDHEAFRKTVRSFLESEVVPYHDEWYAAGLVPREFYFKLGELGIFGIEVPEEFGGAGIESFKFEAVLVEEVHRAGVSLGGSGVHVGLCLPYLKKLAGEEQKQRWFPGFISGETMFAIAMTEPGTGSDLAGMKTTAKLSEDGTHYVLNGAKTFITGGVHADRVIVCARTAAPRGEDRRYGISLLVVDTKSAGYTVGRKLDKLGLRTSDTAELSFTDVRVPVEDLLGEEHRGFSYLGQNLPQERLSIAVGAYAQAVAAIRFAKEYTQQRNVFGKPVASFQNTKFELAACQAEVDAAEAVSDRAIEALDAGTLTAADAASAKLFCTEVAARVIDRCLQLHGGYGFINEYPIARLYADNRVNRIYGGTNEIMKTIIAKDMGL, from the coding sequence GTGCAACGCACCCTCTACAACGACGATCACGAAGCCTTCCGCAAGACCGTCCGCTCGTTCCTCGAGTCCGAGGTCGTGCCGTATCACGACGAGTGGTACGCCGCCGGCCTCGTGCCCCGCGAGTTCTATTTCAAGCTCGGTGAGCTGGGCATCTTCGGTATCGAGGTGCCGGAGGAGTTCGGCGGCGCGGGCATCGAATCGTTCAAGTTCGAGGCCGTCCTCGTCGAGGAGGTGCATCGCGCGGGTGTGTCGCTCGGCGGCTCCGGCGTACACGTCGGGCTGTGCCTGCCGTATCTGAAGAAGCTCGCCGGCGAGGAGCAGAAGCAGCGCTGGTTCCCCGGCTTCATCTCCGGCGAGACCATGTTCGCGATCGCGATGACCGAGCCCGGTACCGGTTCCGATCTGGCCGGGATGAAGACCACCGCGAAGTTGTCCGAGGACGGCACCCACTACGTGCTCAACGGCGCGAAGACGTTCATCACCGGTGGCGTGCACGCCGACCGGGTGATCGTCTGCGCACGGACCGCCGCGCCGCGTGGGGAGGATCGCCGCTACGGCATCTCGCTGCTGGTCGTGGACACGAAGTCCGCGGGGTACACCGTCGGCCGCAAGCTGGACAAGCTCGGCCTGCGGACCTCCGACACCGCCGAACTGTCGTTCACCGATGTGCGGGTGCCGGTCGAGGATCTGCTCGGCGAGGAGCACCGGGGCTTCTCCTACCTGGGCCAGAACCTGCCGCAGGAGCGGCTGTCCATCGCCGTCGGCGCGTACGCGCAGGCCGTGGCCGCGATCCGGTTCGCCAAGGAATACACCCAGCAGCGCAACGTGTTCGGCAAGCCGGTGGCGAGCTTCCAGAACACCAAGTTCGAGCTGGCCGCCTGCCAGGCCGAGGTCGACGCCGCCGAGGCGGTCTCCGATCGCGCGATCGAGGCGCTCGACGCGGGCACCCTGACCGCGGCCGACGCGGCCTCGGCGAAGCTGTTCTGCACGGAGGTCGCCGCGCGCGTGATCGACCGCTGCCTGCAGCTGCACGGCGGCTACGGATTCATCAACGAATATCCGATCGCGCGCCTGTACGCCGACAATCGGGTGAACCGGATCTACGGTGGCACCAACGAGATCATGAAGACGATCATCGCCAAGGATATGGGCCTGTAG